The proteins below come from a single Campylobacter sp. CCUG 57310 genomic window:
- the pth gene encoding aminoacyl-tRNA hydrolase has protein sequence MILIVGLGNSGSQYEKTRHNIGFMLVDLLKTEKFADVSSSKFQGELFKFSNLLLLKPQTFMNLSGNSVKAVNDFYKPERIIVIHDDLDLKLGTVKFKIGGSSGGHNGLKSIDSLIGSEYERVRIGIGRSDKTSVTSHVLSAFSEDENECLQKVLSYTKEAVLELIRSDIAIISQKYSTKKGIC, from the coding sequence GGGAAATTCCGGCTCACAATACGAAAAAACAAGACACAATATCGGGTTTATGCTTGTAGACCTACTTAAAACCGAGAAATTTGCCGACGTTAGTTCTAGCAAATTTCAAGGCGAACTTTTTAAATTTTCAAATTTGCTTCTTTTAAAACCGCAAACTTTCATGAACCTATCAGGAAACAGCGTAAAAGCGGTAAATGATTTTTACAAACCGGAGCGCATTATAGTAATTCACGATGACTTAGACCTTAAGCTTGGAACGGTTAAATTTAAAATAGGCGGCAGTAGCGGCGGGCATAATGGACTAAAATCGATTGATAGCTTAATCGGAAGCGAGTATGAACGAGTCCGCATAGGCATAGGCAGAAGCGATAAAACAAGTGTTACAAGTCATGTTCTAAGCGCGTTTAGCGAAGATGAAAATGAATGCTTGCAAAAAGTTTTAAGCTATACTAAAGAGGCGGTTTTAGAGCTTATCAGAAGTGATATTGCTATCATTTCTCAAAAATACTCTACAAAAAAAGGAATTTGTTAA